GCGTGTAGCCCTTCAGCTTCCGGAACGCTCTGACCCGCATTCCCATACGTTTGTTGTCCACAGGCGAATTCCTGCCTTTCCGTCTATGTCTTGCAGCGCTGTTGTAATTAATCTGTGGAATCCGGAAGTCTCTTCGTTCTGCGAAAGAATATCGCTTAGCGGCAAAAGGACAAACGCCCGCTCCAGCATCCTCGGATGAGGCAGCGTCAGATCCGGCGTGTCCAGAGTCAGCCCCTCTACCCACAACAAATCTAAATCTACCGTTCTCGGTCCATACCGCACATCCCGGACCCGGCCTAACTGGTTCTCCGTGTCCAGCATCACATGAAGCAGATCCTCCGGCGCCAGTGTAGTGCGCAGAACAGCTGCCATGTTAAGAAACTGAGGCTGATCCAGATAACCGACAGGCTCCGTCTCATAGACCCGGGAGGTGCGTACAACTTCAATCTTGTCGTGATGCTCCAGCCGGTGCAGGGCTTCTCTCAAGGTGCCTTGACGGTCACCCAGGTTAGCCCCTAAAGCAATATAAGCCTCTGATGCCTCAGAGGTGGAAGGTATGTTCATCAGTCTGTCTCACTTTCTCGTCCGGCGCAATTCTACAGTGACTCCCTGGAAATGAATATCAAAAGGAGGGTGCGGCTTGGTCACCTGAACCGTTACTGCATTGATAACAGTATAAGTGTCCAGTAACCCGGATGCAATATGTTCCGCCAAAGCTTCAATCAGCTTGAAGGACTGGGTTTCGACAATTTTTTTGACTACAACATGAACTTCAGCATAATTCACGGTCTGCTCCAGATCATCGCTGAGCCCTGCTCCCTGCAAATCAAGCTCCAGCTCAAGGTCGATATAATAACGCTGGCCGAGCTTCCGTTCCTCTTCAAACACTCCGTGATATCCGTAGTACTCCATGCGGTGCAGCTTCATTTTATCCATTAAGGGTACCTGCCTTCTCTTGAAGAATATTATCTATACGCTGAGCTCAGGTGACCCTGCATATAACATGGCGTCACACATCTCTACGGTACGTTTCATCGCCGCAATATCGTGAACCCGCACAAGCTGACAGCCCTGGGCAATCCCGAAGGCGACAGTAGCCGCAGTCCCCTCCAGGATATCATCTGCGGGCAGACCGAGGGCGGTGCGGATGAATTTTTTGCGCGAAGTGGCCAGCAGCACCGGATATCCCAGCTTCGTCAGTGCGTCTAGTCCCGTCATGACCTGAAGATTCTCTGTATAGTCCTTGGCGAAGCCGATTCCCGGGTCCAAAATAATATTCTCCGGCTTCACTCCGGCTGCCAGCGCTAGTTCAATACTCTCGCTCAGGTCATCCGTCATATCGCTGATCAAGTTCTTATAATCACGGTCATGGCGGTTATGCATTAGAATGATTGGACAGTCTGCCTGCGCAGCAACCGCCGCCATCTGCGGATCGGCCTTGGCTCCCCATACATCATTGATGATATGCGCACCGGCCTGAATTGCCTGGCGGGCGACGTCCGCCTTGTAGGTATCAATAGATAGTGGGAGATGCGGGGCGGCATGATGGATACGCTCAATGACAGGAAGTACACGGGCCAATTCCTCTTCAGCACTCACCGGCTGGTGACCCGGACGCGTGGATTCTCCACCTATATCGATAATATCGGCACCCTCTGCCGCCATTTGCAGCGCATGCTCTACCGCTCTATCAAGCTCTGTCCACAAACCCCCATCCGAAAAGGAGTCCGGCGTCACATTGAGTATCCCCATAATCAGCGTACGCTTGCCCAATTTCAGCTCGCTGCTCCCGCAGCGGTAAGTCCGTTCATAGATGATCGGCTTCATATCAGCATATCCGTCCTTTCTCTGTACAGCCTCATAAGTGCAGCCGTCTGCTCCCCACAGAGCCCTCTGCCTACGGTTACCCGCCGGTCTCCATGCCATAATGTGCTTACCGGAACGATCTCCTGCACGGAATTGGTGAGGAAGATTTCATCCGCAGCCTCAAGCTGTTCCCAGCGGTAAAATCCCTGTTCAGGCTGAAGGCTGGCTGCTGCCAGCTCAAGCACCATTTCCCGGGTAATTCCCGGAAGAATGCCAGTGGCGATATCGGGGGTATAGAGCTGCTTATTGGAGATGAAAAAAATGTTGCTCACAATGCCTTCGGCGAGCTCTCCCTGCGCGGTCAGCATAAGTCCCTCGGCCCCTCGCTCTGCGGACGGATATCCGGCCAATTCACGTTTTGCCAGAATGTTGTTCATATAGTGCAGCGATTTGAGTCTTACCGCACCCTCCGGGGTATTACGCCGGTGGTTCAGCAGCTGAAGTTCTTTGCCTTCCGTGTATAAGCCGGTTGGTGTGACCGGCAGGGCTTTGATATAGAGCAGATGATTAGGCTGCTTATAGGCTGCGGATGGCAGACCCAGAATATCCTCACCGGCTGTAACGGTGTAGCGGATATACGCCTCACTAAGCTCATTCTTGTCCATTACAAGCCGAATCCATTCCCGCAGCTCCTGTACGTCCGGCTCAAAGGGAATGCCCAGCTGGCGGCAGCCCTCTGCCATTCTGCTCAGATGACGTTCCAGCAGGAAGGGCTGTCCCCCATACGTACGGAAGGTCTCGAACAGGCCCATGCCGTACAAAAAGCCGTGATCCAGTGCGGAGACCACGGCGTCTTTGGCGTCGACTGCTTTGTTGTTAAGTCCTATATATTTCATGCCGGTTCTCCGGCTCTCCGTTTCAGGAAATTACGCAGCATGGTATGCCCG
The sequence above is a segment of the Paenibacillus sp. FSL R7-0204 genome. Coding sequences within it:
- the folP gene encoding dihydropteroate synthase — encoded protein: MKPIIYERTYRCGSSELKLGKRTLIMGILNVTPDSFSDGGLWTELDRAVEHALQMAAEGADIIDIGGESTRPGHQPVSAEEELARVLPVIERIHHAAPHLPLSIDTYKADVARQAIQAGAHIINDVWGAKADPQMAAVAAQADCPIILMHNRHDRDYKNLISDMTDDLSESIELALAAGVKPENIILDPGIGFAKDYTENLQVMTGLDALTKLGYPVLLATSRKKFIRTALGLPADDILEGTAATVAFGIAQGCQLVRVHDIAAMKRTVEMCDAMLYAGSPELSV
- a CDS encoding aminotransferase class IV, with the translated sequence MKYIGLNNKAVDAKDAVVSALDHGFLYGMGLFETFRTYGGQPFLLERHLSRMAEGCRQLGIPFEPDVQELREWIRLVMDKNELSEAYIRYTVTAGEDILGLPSAAYKQPNHLLYIKALPVTPTGLYTEGKELQLLNHRRNTPEGAVRLKSLHYMNNILAKRELAGYPSAERGAEGLMLTAQGELAEGIVSNIFFISNKQLYTPDIATGILPGITREMVLELAAASLQPEQGFYRWEQLEAADEIFLTNSVQEIVPVSTLWHGDRRVTVGRGLCGEQTAALMRLYRERTDMLI
- the folB gene encoding dihydroneopterin aldolase, with translation MDKMKLHRMEYYGYHGVFEEERKLGQRYYIDLELELDLQGAGLSDDLEQTVNYAEVHVVVKKIVETQSFKLIEALAEHIASGLLDTYTVINAVTVQVTKPHPPFDIHFQGVTVELRRTRK
- the folK gene encoding 2-amino-4-hydroxy-6-hydroxymethyldihydropteridine diphosphokinase — translated: MNIPSTSEASEAYIALGANLGDRQGTLREALHRLEHHDKIEVVRTSRVYETEPVGYLDQPQFLNMAAVLRTTLAPEDLLHVMLDTENQLGRVRDVRYGPRTVDLDLLWVEGLTLDTPDLTLPHPRMLERAFVLLPLSDILSQNEETSGFHRLITTALQDIDGKAGIRLWTTNVWECGSERSGS